Proteins from a genomic interval of Nostoc sp. TCL240-02:
- a CDS encoding Uma2 family endonuclease, whose amino-acid sequence MDTVITPERIELPPGAVLKLLGDWKDYQVLSQQLGDRSSPRIKYRPGEILLMAPLPEHGRDASLLADIAKVLLDHLNRIYESFTPITMSLPEISGIEPDYSFYIENCRAVVGKKRIDWESDPPPDLAIEIDVTSYTDINDYLPYRVPEVWILKSNRLLIYRLQAESYVLTESSYFPNVREIVQQCLQMANEQTTSEVIRWLKNFLHGQH is encoded by the coding sequence ATGGATACCGTAATTACACCAGAAAGAATCGAGTTACCACCTGGCGCGGTGTTGAAGCTTTTGGGAGATTGGAAAGACTATCAAGTATTGAGTCAGCAACTAGGCGATCGCTCTTCGCCTCGCATTAAATATAGACCTGGAGAGATTTTGCTAATGGCACCGCTACCAGAACATGGAAGAGATGCGAGTTTGTTGGCAGATATTGCTAAGGTTTTGCTGGATCATTTAAACCGCATATACGAGTCATTTACACCCATTACCATGAGCTTGCCAGAAATTAGTGGTATTGAACCAGACTATTCCTTTTACATTGAAAATTGTAGAGCAGTAGTCGGTAAAAAAAGAATTGATTGGGAGTCAGATCCACCACCAGATTTAGCAATTGAAATAGACGTTACAAGCTACACCGATATTAATGATTACTTACCTTATCGAGTGCCAGAAGTTTGGATATTAAAGAGTAATCGCCTATTAATTTATAGATTACAGGCAGAAAGTTATGTGCTTACAGAAAGCAGCTACTTTCCTAACGTCAGAGAAATTGTGCAACAATGTCTCCAAATGGCCAATGAGCAAACAACAAGTGAAGTTATTAGGTGGTTAAAGAACTTTTTGCATGGACAACACTAG
- a CDS encoding DUF1778 domain-containing protein: MPYILFFGKHYSYYVEAIMADPVGQNRQANLTRSKAERLEARISKEQKELFQRAAEIQGQTLTDFVISSVMNVAKQIIQENEMMVLNRQDQEVFVEALLNPPEPSAKLKAAAQRYEQNMGV, from the coding sequence ATGCCGTACATTTTATTTTTTGGTAAACATTATTCTTATTATGTAGAGGCTATCATGGCTGATCCTGTGGGTCAAAACCGCCAAGCAAATTTAACGCGCTCCAAGGCTGAACGTCTGGAAGCTCGTATTAGTAAAGAACAAAAAGAACTTTTCCAGCGTGCTGCTGAGATTCAAGGTCAAACATTAACAGATTTTGTGATTAGCAGCGTTATGAATGTTGCTAAACAGATCATCCAGGAAAATGAAATGATGGTCTTAAATAGACAAGACCAAGAAGTTTTTGTAGAAGCACTGCTCAATCCACCAGAACCAAGTGCAAAATTAAAGGCAGCCGCTCAACGCTATGAACAAAACATGGGTGTGTAA
- a CDS encoding GNAT family N-acetyltransferase produces MALPDTFDDYLIEPLGKQDRAAFSCDVEKLDIYLKQQAGQDARKRMAAPFVLIEKSSGSVVGYYTLSSTSLKFDELPIEITKKLPKYPNVPATLLGRLAVDKNHRKKGLGEMLLMDALYRSLQSEIATIAVVVDAKDDKARSFYEYYNFIQFPNFPYRLFLMMQTIEKMFT; encoded by the coding sequence ATGGCGTTACCTGATACTTTTGATGATTATTTAATAGAGCCGCTAGGAAAGCAAGACCGGGCGGCTTTTTCTTGTGATGTTGAGAAACTTGATATTTATTTAAAACAGCAAGCAGGACAAGATGCTCGGAAGCGGATGGCTGCTCCCTTTGTTTTAATTGAAAAAAGTTCTGGAAGCGTTGTTGGGTATTACACACTATCATCAACAAGTCTTAAATTTGATGAATTGCCAATTGAGATCACAAAGAAGCTCCCAAAATATCCAAATGTTCCTGCAACTCTTTTAGGTCGATTGGCAGTTGATAAAAATCATCGAAAAAAAGGGCTGGGGGAAATGCTATTAATGGATGCGCTTTATCGCAGTCTACAAAGCGAAATTGCTACAATAGCTGTAGTGGTTGATGCCAAAGACGACAAAGCGCGTTCTTTTTATGAGTATTATAATTTTATTCAATTTCCTAATTTTCCTTATCGGTTGTTTCTGATGATGCAAACAATTGAAAAAATGTTTACATAA
- a CDS encoding glycine betaine ABC transporter substrate-binding protein encodes MKRFLASCFLTFALLLVITSCTPNVNSSSDGNIIVASKDFTEQDILGELLAQQIEATTNLKVSRRPRLGGSFVCHNAITTGKIDAYIEYTGTAFTGILKQKAVNDPKEVYEKLKQAYSQQFNLEVMPSLGFENTFAMIVRGDDAKRYNIQTLSEATQYTPQWRGGFGYEFLEREDGFPGLAKTYNLHFAKSPQIMDLGLIYRALIQKQVDMVAGNSTDGQISRLGLVVLKDDKHYFPPYETVPIVRQEILKKYPELKIAIASLAGKISADEMRQLNYLVEGELRDVKDVVQEFRKSKGLK; translated from the coding sequence ATGAAAAGATTTTTAGCATCGTGCTTTTTAACTTTTGCTTTGTTATTAGTCATCACTAGCTGTACACCAAATGTAAATAGTAGCAGCGATGGCAATATTATTGTTGCTTCCAAAGATTTTACTGAACAAGATATTTTAGGTGAACTTCTAGCACAGCAAATAGAGGCAACAACTAATTTAAAAGTATCTCGTCGTCCCCGTTTGGGTGGTTCTTTTGTTTGTCATAATGCGATTACTACTGGCAAGATTGATGCTTATATTGAGTACACAGGTACAGCTTTTACGGGAATTTTAAAGCAAAAAGCAGTTAATGACCCTAAAGAAGTTTATGAAAAATTAAAACAAGCATACTCCCAGCAATTCAATTTGGAAGTGATGCCAAGCTTGGGTTTTGAAAATACTTTTGCGATGATTGTCCGGGGTGATGATGCCAAACGCTACAATATTCAAACTCTCTCAGAAGCTACTCAATATACACCACAGTGGCGCGGCGGTTTTGGTTATGAGTTTTTAGAACGAGAAGATGGTTTCCCTGGATTAGCTAAAACTTACAATTTACATTTTGCCAAATCTCCCCAAATCATGGACTTGGGTTTGATATATCGTGCTTTGATTCAAAAACAAGTAGATATGGTGGCGGGTAACTCCACTGATGGGCAGATTTCTCGGTTGGGTTTAGTTGTGTTAAAGGATGATAAACATTATTTTCCACCTTACGAAACTGTGCCAATTGTTCGGCAAGAAATATTAAAAAAATATCCTGAATTAAAAATAGCGATCGCTTCACTTGCTGGGAAGATTTCGGCAGATGAAATGCGACAGTTAAATTATTTAGTTGAGGGTGAATTACGTGATGTTAAAGATGTTGTCCAGGAGTTTCGCAAATCGAAGGGATTAAAATAA
- the ggt gene encoding gamma-glutamyltransferase — protein MLTVAKSKRVAMPAAGVAIAIFSFTLVVYSQVASAALTLPLRSKKGMVVSAHPLASEAGILMLRKGGNAVDAAVATTFAISVVEPFSAGIGGGGFMLMHSEKTGDMKALDFRERAPLKATKNMYLDAKGKVRPNASINGYLAVATPGTVAGLYEVHHRYGKLPWQEVMKPAIALAKDGFILGDVSTWRSLQTNQSRKQAILKNPAAREIFTRNGEFYQPGEKLVQNDLARTLTAVAENPQSFYTGSIARAIASDMVKNGGLITLEDLKAYKPIWRTPICGNFRKAKVCSMPPPSSGGVHLLQILNIIGDTDLTSLGWHHPDAIHLMVEAMKIAYADRSEYLGDPDFVKVPVQELLSPAYAKQRRQEINMQVARPSTKVKPVDRKILQRFSQANNRSLGENTIPLSHQSLKLHAMRYESPETSHLTVVDEERNAVSLTFTINLSFGAGVVTPGTGIVLNNEMDDFAAAPGVPNAFGLVGNDANSIAPRKTPLSSMTPTIVTENGHFRMAAGAPGGSTIITQVLQVILNVLEYNMDVGAAVSVPRIHHQWLPDELRVESWGLDAWTLQELRRRGHKVKETTPWGNGNAIAVTSDGTLEGAADPRGEGFPRGL, from the coding sequence ATGCTTACTGTTGCTAAATCAAAGCGAGTTGCGATGCCTGCGGCGGGCGTAGCCATCGCAATTTTTTCTTTCACCCTCGTTGTTTACAGTCAAGTTGCATCAGCCGCCTTAACTTTACCCCTACGCAGCAAAAAGGGAATGGTGGTTTCAGCCCATCCGTTAGCAAGTGAAGCGGGAATTTTAATGTTACGCAAAGGTGGTAATGCAGTAGATGCAGCTGTAGCCACAACTTTTGCAATCTCTGTAGTTGAGCCTTTTTCAGCCGGAATCGGCGGCGGCGGATTTATGCTGATGCACTCTGAGAAAACTGGCGATATGAAAGCGCTAGATTTCCGCGAACGCGCACCCTTGAAAGCGACAAAAAATATGTATTTAGATGCAAAAGGAAAGGTGCGTCCCAATGCAAGTATTAATGGTTATTTGGCAGTAGCGACACCAGGAACGGTGGCGGGACTTTATGAAGTGCATCATCGCTATGGTAAACTTCCTTGGCAAGAGGTGATGAAACCTGCGATCGCACTCGCTAAAGATGGCTTTATTCTGGGCGATGTATCAACATGGCGTTCTCTGCAAACGAACCAATCGCGCAAGCAAGCAATTCTGAAGAACCCAGCAGCGCGGGAAATTTTCACTCGCAACGGCGAATTTTATCAACCAGGAGAAAAACTGGTGCAGAATGATTTGGCACGTACCTTAACAGCAGTTGCCGAAAATCCCCAAAGTTTTTACACCGGAAGTATTGCTCGCGCGATCGCTTCTGATATGGTAAAAAATGGTGGTTTAATTACTCTAGAAGACCTAAAAGCCTACAAACCAATCTGGCGGACTCCTATTTGTGGCAATTTCCGCAAAGCTAAAGTTTGCTCAATGCCACCCCCATCATCGGGAGGTGTTCACCTATTGCAGATTTTAAATATTATCGGTGACACTGATTTAACATCTTTGGGATGGCATCATCCTGACGCTATCCACTTAATGGTAGAGGCAATGAAAATTGCTTACGCTGATCGTTCAGAATATTTAGGCGATCCTGATTTTGTCAAAGTTCCTGTACAAGAACTACTCAGTCCAGCTTACGCCAAACAACGCCGTCAAGAAATTAATATGCAAGTGGCTAGACCCTCGACCAAGGTCAAGCCAGTAGATAGAAAAATACTACAACGTTTTAGTCAAGCTAATAATCGAAGTTTAGGAGAAAATACCATTCCTTTATCTCATCAGTCTCTTAAACTGCACGCGATGCGCTATGAATCTCCTGAAACCAGCCATCTTACTGTTGTGGATGAAGAACGCAACGCTGTAAGTCTAACTTTCACCATTAACCTCAGTTTTGGTGCTGGTGTGGTGACACCAGGAACTGGAATTGTCCTCAACAATGAGATGGATGATTTTGCTGCTGCGCCAGGAGTACCTAACGCCTTTGGTTTAGTTGGTAACGATGCCAACAGCATTGCACCCCGCAAAACTCCCTTATCCAGCATGACTCCCACAATTGTCACAGAAAATGGTCATTTTCGGATGGCAGCAGGTGCGCCTGGTGGTAGCACTATCATCACTCAGGTTTTGCAAGTCATCCTAAATGTGCTGGAATACAACATGGATGTTGGCGCAGCTGTTTCTGTTCCACGCATACATCATCAATGGCTTCCAGATGAGTTGCGTGTAGAATCCTGGGGTTTAGATGCTTGGACTCTGCAAGAATTACGCCGTCGGGGGCATAAAGTAAAGGAAACTACTCCTTGGGGTAATGGTAACGCGATCGCGGTTACATCTGATGGGACTCTAGAAGGCGCGGCAGATCCTCGCGGTGAAGGTTTCCCCAGAGGTTTGTGA